GATGGGACACACTCCGGCTGCGGGTCAGGGCACCGGGGTGGGCGGCCCGCAGGGTCCGGTACACGGCGGTGGCGAAGTCGTCGTCGTACAGCCGGAGCACGACCCGTAGATCAGGCCGCACGGACCGGGCGTACAGCACCGCTTCGAGGTTCGTCGTGTCGGAGCTGGTGACCGCGAGGAGGGCGTGGGCGCGGTTGACCTTGGCGGATTCCAGGACGCCCTCCTGGGTGACGTCACCGAGGATCACCGGCACCCGCAGCCGGCGCGCGACCGCCAGGCCACGCGCCTCGGGGTCGGCCTCGACGCACACCACGGGGATGTTGAGTTCGCGCAGCCGGGTCAGCACCCGGGTGCCGATCTTGCCGAGCCCGAGCAGCACGACATGCCCGCCGAGTCCGCGAGGCGGCTTGCGCAACGCGGACGCCGTACGGAAGGTGCCCAGCGCTTCCAGCACCGCGGCCAGCAGCACCGGCAGCATCAGCAACCCGACGAGCCCGGACAGGAGTTGAAGGATCTGCCGCCCCAACGGCGCCCCGATCGCGGGGTCGTCGATCGCGAAGAGATCGAGCAGCGTCAGATAGAAGGCGGTCAGCGGATGGATCTGCGTCACCAGCCACAGCGACACGGCGAGCGCGATCACACACGCCACCATGCCCGCCAGCGACCACCGCAGCCGCCGCGAGAAGAGCGAGGACCACGCCGGGACGACCCCGCCCCTGCGCCCGACCGGCAACTGCGGCCCGGCGTACGACACTTGCTCCAGGACGACGGTTCCGCGCCCGGTGGCGGAGGCGACGGCCGCCGCGTCGGGCAGCAGGCGCGGACCCTGTTCGCCCATGCCCTCGGAGCCGTCCGCACCGGCCGGGTCGCTGCTGGTCGCCGAGAGCAGGGCGAGCGTGGCAAGGCCCGGGTCGGCCACCTCCCCGGGTGCCGGTGGCGGCCGTTCCACCGCGCGCAGCAGCAGTCCGTCGGTCTGGACGACCTTGCTGGTACCGGCGAGCGCGGTCGCGGCCAGCGCGGGCGCGGCGGTGTCCGCGTCGGAGAGGACGGTGGTGGACGCGTCGAACCCGGTACCGGACCCGCCGCCCGCTCCGTCACCGGTCGCCAACGCGGCGGCCTGGTCGAGGAGTTCCTCGATGTGCTGGCCCAGCCGCCGGTTGTAGAGGCGGATCACCAGCCTGATACGGGGGTTGAGGCGGCGGGCGGTGAGGGCGGCGCGGATGTTCGTCTCGTCGTCGTCATAGACGAGGGCCAGCGCGGTCGCCCGGTCCACACCCGCCTCGGCGAACACGGCCTCGGTCAGCTCGGCGACCTCCAACACCCGCTCCCCGCGCGGGGGTTCGGGGGCGACGGGTGCGGTGCCGCCGGCGCCGCCATTGCCGTTGGCCCGGCCCACCGCCGCGTTGACCCGGTCGAGCAGCGCGGCCGAGGCGGCACGGGCGCGGCCGACGACGGGCGGCCGGGCGGTGGCCTCGGAGAGCGGGACGACGAGGGTGATCTGCTCGCCGTAGACACTGCGGAGTTCGACGGCGAGCCGGTGCGCGAGCGCGTCGTCGCCGCACACCACCATGTGCGCACGGGCACTGCCCGGAGGGGTCTGATTCGGAACGCTGCTCGCCACGAGGGGAAAGACTGCCCCAAGGAGGCGGGTGGTTCCAGTATTGCGCTGAACACCCGTGCCCCTGCTGCCGTATGCAGAGACAGGGAGCAAAACTCGCGAAACCAGGCGTCTGCCGGAGGTATCTCACCCGTGGCCATCACCACCGAACCAGCCGCGCCGACCACGGAGACGCCGCCGACCACGGAGACGCCACCGAGCGCGGAAACACCCTCGGAGCCGTCCGTACCGGCCAAGGACGGCTGGCAGTTCAACTCGCCGCTCGTGCTGACCATGGTGCTGCTCGTGGTGGTGCTGGCGCAG
The nucleotide sequence above comes from Streptomyces sp. N50. Encoded proteins:
- a CDS encoding NAD-binding protein, whose translation is MVVCGDDALAHRLAVELRSVYGEQITLVVPLSEATARPPVVGRARAASAALLDRVNAAVGRANGNGGAGGTAPVAPEPPRGERVLEVAELTEAVFAEAGVDRATALALVYDDDETNIRAALTARRLNPRIRLVIRLYNRRLGQHIEELLDQAAALATGDGAGGGSGTGFDASTTVLSDADTAAPALAATALAGTSKVVQTDGLLLRAVERPPPAPGEVADPGLATLALLSATSSDPAGADGSEGMGEQGPRLLPDAAAVASATGRGTVVLEQVSYAGPQLPVGRRGGVVPAWSSLFSRRLRWSLAGMVACVIALAVSLWLVTQIHPLTAFYLTLLDLFAIDDPAIGAPLGRQILQLLSGLVGLLMLPVLLAAVLEALGTFRTASALRKPPRGLGGHVVLLGLGKIGTRVLTRLRELNIPVVCVEADPEARGLAVARRLRVPVILGDVTQEGVLESAKVNRAHALLAVTSSDTTNLEAVLYARSVRPDLRVVLRLYDDDFATAVYRTLRAAHPGALTRSRSVSHLAAPAFAGAMMGRQILGAIPVERRVLLFAAMTVGGHPQLEGKTIAEAFRAGSWRVLALDTATRDASEDVRRSGLVWDLPDSYVLAGSDRVVLAATRRGLAELLGRRPRDRAGT